The window TCCAACTGCATGCTTTCTTGTGACTGACCGTCCATGCAGTCCTTTTTGGACAACGGGTGAACTGACACTTTTATTGCAATCTGTTGAGGTGGCTCGTGAAGTGACGATGCATCAGAGTCAGCTGTGGGAGAGTCACTGCGCTTCAAAGCATTTGGGATCATATACAGCTCATCTGTTTCGGTGGTTTCCTGGCCTTCTGCTGTCTGCCGTACAAAATTCTGTCCTTGCTCCTCCAGACCGACAACCTCCATAATTTCTTCCATTATAGTCCTGCAGTTCATGATGAGAGGTGGCAAAGGTACACTCCGAGCAAGCTCTTCAATATAGCGAGCAAACTCCATGGTCTTGAACTGGGTTACTTTGGCAAGCTCGAGCGTTTTGGCTGAAGTGATAATTGGGATACGCTTTGCAATCTCAAAGGCTTTCTGGAGTTTCTCCGCCCCTTCTGTTCTGAAGAATTCATTGAttgctttctctgttttcttcagatGACTGCTCATCATACATAACCGAGTAATGTTCAGTATCATAACAATGGTAAAAGCTACAAGGCAGACAATCATGTAATAGATTCCCATATCTCCGGAGGTAAAAACAACCCTCAGTGTCACGGTATTGTTAATACTGCCATATGTATTAGATGCGACACACGTGTATTTACCTCTATCTTCAAAAGACACGCTGGTAATGTTTAGTAGCCCACTGTCAAGAAACCACCATTTTCCTGCCGGAGAGAAGACAGAGTAATTTAGGTAGAAGTATTTTGTTCACATGATCAGCACAGTCTTAAACATCAGTTTTGCCAAACTGGCTTCAGAttttggaagaaggaaataatATTCATAAGAACACAAAGAATTTATCATCAGAAAGGCCTGTCTGTCCCTGAGATCCTAGCTGTGTTACTATCAAATCCCTGACATCAACTGTGAATAATTGGATTGAGCCCTAAAAGAGCCttacaaaaaaatgttaatatggATGACTTCTATCACAATCCTATGGTCAGTTAAGTTATAAAGATAGAATTACTTATCCCAGAGAGCCTCCCAAACACATGCCACACTTCCTCAAAGAACAGTAACAATAAGAttgagaggcagaaaaacctACTTAAGCCCCCTTTTGTTCCCTTACAATCCATTTTCTTACAAATGGAttatttttagtgttttgttaCATTATCTCATATAATTCTCTTAATGTCAGGTTTAAAAACCCTAACATTTCAGACATCATATACTACACTGCCTGCTCTCTGAGATGTTCAGAACctaattttgaagtattttaaaaaagggcAGTAGGACAGGAGCAGTAAAATGGATGGGAAAGTGAAGAGCCATGACCAATTAAGAGAATACCTTGTTTGCCAATTTGAACTTCTACGCAACATGATGGAACTTCTTTTAAAAGTCATTTCTATCCGTGTAATATAATTGGTATCTTCGGTTGCTACATGTACATGTACTGTTTCATATCCTTTGAACTTGGCACAGCAGAACAATTTAGCTACTAAACTGAGTTTGAAATAGCATGTTAAAATCCAGTGCTCCTATCACCGTTAAAGTGATTCAAAATTCTGCTAGTTACTGTTTGCCATTACATATTGGTAATGAATTAGGTTTTTAGTTTACCAAGTTTCATTTTTGTTCAAATATCACTATCATGCTATTTGAACTGAAGATgtatattttttgctttatttggtgTGATACGACTTATTAAATTGCAAGTTTGCTATAAAAATCAGGATTCAAGTCCAATAGAAAATCCTGGTGTCAATTCTTTTCTTCATGTAAACCCACCCCTGGAAGTGTTCACATGGTGGAGAGAACAGCCAGAAGGTGTAGGAGTGCCTCTGTGCCTTCTGAACACTTCATACAGGGAGATGTCATACAGaagatttccttttaaaacaatgACATAGGCTGATGTAAGCCAACAAGATCATCTAATACATACTGCTGCTCACAGGCAGACTCAACTGTTTTTAATCTCTGTAACACAATCCCAAACCATTCCTGACAGGTATCTGCTGAAGGCAGGAATGGAATTTCAATAATCTCCCACAGGAAGGAATTTCAGGTGTtcacctgtctttacttaatcaGAAAGTTGTTTTTCCTTAAACCTAACCTAAGCAGCTGCAATTTAAATTTATTAAGACAGATGAGCAAAGACACAGAATCTGTGATTAGAGGACTGAAAACTGCGCAAAGCCCCTGTGCAATACATGTAAATCACAAGGCAAAGATTGCAGTCCTGGTTGATTGCAACCCTGCTTCTACATGCATTTTATCCTTTCTAtggaagtttttttgtttttaaaaaggttattctatttttttttactttatttcttttaaggaagAATCTGTGGGCAATTCTGAAACTCATTAGTCAAAAAAGCCTTTAATTCAGAGTAGTTATGGGCTTTTACCATTGTGAAAGTTCTTCTAATTAAACATGGCTCATCCAAATAGTTTTTCACAGTATCTCCAGTAGAAGTCTATGTAGAGTGTATTCCCACAAGGTCTCTGCCTCTGTTCCTGTACAGACAGTTCTTAATTACATCTTTTTATCCTCTTACTTAGAATTTTTaacttttaacactattttttgCCTTATCTTAATTCTTGAAAACAGCTGAATCACTTTGCCTGAGAttaagaaatagagaaaaaaaaaaaatctcagtctaAAGCAGACCTTTACATACAAAAATCACCCCAATCTGCTAAAGTTAGGcaaattcagaggaaaacacTTTTACAGAGGAAATGTCAGCATCTATAACAGATGAGACTTCTTTCTCCACCtttagaataagaaaaaatagaGTACTGGCTGCTCAATATTTCTTTGAATTGCAATGTTGGCAAAGTAGGTCTTTATTAATTGTAAAATGACGAGACGCCTTGCTGATGTATCCTGGTTCCAGCTGTTAAAAATGACATAATGGCATTGAACTGTGACTCAGTGACTGGCTCTGTGCCAGTGGATCCTGGCAGACAGTGTAAGCCTAATGACAAAACAATGATTAGAAAAGGTATCATTGCTGGGTTTTGACAACAATTCAATGCCATACTCAACATAACTATATACATAGTAAAGAAAGGTCTTGTGCTAGGAAACATTTCTTACAAGACGACAGTCagtttcttaaaggaaaaagtgCACTGTTGAAAGTCTAACTTAAAGTGGTGTTGCAAATACATCTGCAGCTTTTACTGATTTGCGCAAAGTTTTTGCTCACTTACCTAAACATTTATGTTAGTAGCTACCTCTCTCAGTTGACTATACAAAGACTTAAAGTTAGATGCCTAACTAAAGGGGAAAATTTGTTAGTGAGCCTTAGTAAAACACTCTAGTGTGCTAATCACAGTATGTTGCCATGACTGCACAAATTATATCTGAAAATGCGTTTACTAGTTCAAGTAGTTCCCTTCTCTAGCTTTACTCAGAAAATGATAAAATACTGTAATGCAACATAAAACCATTTATGCAGTAAGCTTTTTACAGATACACTATGCTGTTGCACATCCAGCTGGGTCAATCATTACTCCCATCATTAACAGAGTTCTCCCTCAGGTCAACTATTAGTTAGGCAAGCTATCTTGCATTTAGTATGAATAACTAAGAGTTTATTTCATCATGCTGTGAACAAAGCAGTCGGTATGGAAGGATTACATGAGCAAACACCTTCCACAcactgcccccccacccctccccccaaaaTGTTCCCTAGAAGTATAACTAGGATTATCACCCAAACCCTCCATTTAAGGAAAACAAGCTCATATGTAATTAAAGTCTCTGGCAAATGCAACTGAAGAGTCTTAACTAAAGCCAGGAAGGCTCAAACTTGGCTGATCCTTCTGACTGCTGCCCTATATAGGTTTTTCTGTTGGTCATTTAGGGCGTCTCCCGTTTCTCACACTCCCATGGCCCTATGCATAAAGACAGAGGCATATCAGGGAATTAGCTGTGTTGGATTCATGCCAACAAACTATTCTCATATCTCAAGAGAATCCTCCTTTAAGGTGGAAAATAgctttttagactttttttttggtgccagagaaaaacaaaagaggaCAGAATGAGAAATAGGTTTAAACCCAAAGTCTTCCAATGAAAAGAAACCTGCCTACACCTTCTGCTAAGCACTTCAGCTTCTTGCTATGTGTTGCTATaaataacacattaaaaaaatgttattgttttCTTCCAGGGTGTGCACAACAAATTTATGGCTGCCATATATTTTCACACAGGAAAATACCACAGTCAGGTCAGGAAATTCAGGTTATTGGTGTGTTTCTGGACAGGCTACATCAGTGATAATACTAAGATCTTACCTTTATTCTCCTCCTCTTGAAGAAGGTGGCCGTTGGAATTGTACCATCTGTAATGTGGACTCGGACTACCTTGGACGTTGCAGTCAATCAAGGCACTACTCCCCTCCTTGACTATAATATGGTCGATATGGGAGATCACCACAGGCACAGATCCCATGTTCATGTCAGTGCGGTTGAAAGTGCTATTAGTCACATCCTCAGCAGTTGTCAAAGCTGCCAATAAGATGACAAGGCGTGTGGTaggcagaaaatacaaaaagtGGTGGCTGTTCAGTATGTTCATTTTCCTTCAGTGGTATACACAACTGGTTGGGAACTGGGATTGGTTCTGTTAAACACAGGCCCTTGAAGTGAGGTCACAGGAGAGTTCTACTTTGATCTGTgcaattttatgtttaaaatatcctataaaataaataaataagtacaaTGAGATGGCATATATAAACAATCCATTAGATGCGCTCTTTTAAAATAGTGACACATCCATTAATGCATTTCACTATCATCAGCTCAGTGTCTTGTCTAAATGCTAATGTTATCACAGTCCTTATTCTTACTGGAAAAAGATGCATACATTTTCCTGACAATAGTGTTGTTCAGAGTGGCAGGCGTGGGAGAAGGCTTTTATCACCTAGACACTTAGCAGCAATTTAgctacagcagcagcaacagtttTACACCAAAAGttctacagatttttcttttttttttttaacatttgcaaaatcaacagtaaaaacaaaagtaCAGCATATTAAAACTGTCACTACCACCAGTTCAGTGTTGCGTCACATGCATGTCTTAGGTGAATTGTGGAACATAGTGTAAGAAAGAACTGCTTCAGGAAAGGTTTTTGGAACTGATGTTGGAATTCTTAATATGCACAATTTTGTCCAAATACAATAGCACACACAGCAAAACATCTCAGGCCATTCACTTTTCTTAGgttactgcattttttaaagttttctgagATAAAACATAGTATGGAAGAATACTCTTAAACGAGGATATTTAGTACTTGATaggcatagaatcacagaatcatttaggttggaaaggacctttaagatcactgaggccagccattaacctaacactgacaagtccaccaccaaaccatgtccctaagcaccacatcttttaaatacatccagggatggtgactccacgacttccctgggcagcctgttccaatgcttgacaacctttctggtgaagaattttttcctaatattcaatctaaacacctcctggagcaacttgaggcca of the Athene noctua chromosome 4, bAthNoc1.hap1.1, whole genome shotgun sequence genome contains:
- the MFAP3L gene encoding microfibrillar-associated protein 3-like; protein product: MNILNSHHFLYFLPTTRLVILLAALTTAEDVTNSTFNRTDMNMGSVPVVISHIDHIIVKEGSSALIDCNVQGSPSPHYRWYNSNGHLLQEEENKGKWWFLDSGLLNITSVSFEDRGKYTCVASNTYGSINNTVTLRVVFTSGDMGIYYMIVCLVAFTIVMILNITRLCMMSSHLKKTEKAINEFFRTEGAEKLQKAFEIAKRIPIITSAKTLELAKVTQFKTMEFARYIEELARSVPLPPLIMNCRTIMEEIMEVVGLEEQGQNFVRQTAEGQETTETDELYMIPNALKRSDSPTADSDASSLHEPPQQIAIKVSVHPLSKKDCMDGQSQESMQLDTKEEDTPQTPALPAEPPPEPSAELSSDDTALANDKNTCVIYESHV